The following are from one region of the Littorina saxatilis isolate snail1 linkage group LG4, US_GU_Lsax_2.0, whole genome shotgun sequence genome:
- the LOC138965322 gene encoding mucin-2-like encodes MTKISPTPLLQATACLSIFILLTLCTCGVARNYHSKYPRPRCPARFAWVRDPSDCAHFWRCNWGIALEMPRCPPGTVLSDRYHVCVRVGSLYDDCSAVPTVLPEPGTNVTTETTTTSTTTSPSTSTNTTESLTVYAFCARNLTGLRPHPTECQLFYNCSLQIGVVPRSFEYEHYLQECPYPLLYDVRSQTCQQNWRVDCQGINIPKTECEYRKNSCNTPASGTPPTTSTTTTSTATNSTPTSTNTPTTATTSTPTSTNTPTTATTSTQPTSTTAPTTSPTPTLPFSIYEHCAKNNTDIVPHPEECQLYYNCSMENGVVPRNYEHYLQECLYPLLYDVQSQTCQRSEEVECQSRKKPSSQCDYRNNTCNNPAPSTLITSTTTTTTTDSTTHINTTTPITTPSSTTSTTTTTTTTTDSTTPFTTTTPTTKPSSTTTRPTPTTTTTTTTDLAFSMYEQCARNRSALRAHPEECQAFYNCSTPYEVVPRHYEQYLQECPHPLLYDARSQACQHSSTVDCQGRKLPSSQCDYRNSTCYTQAPTTTTATTTATMTTPALSFSIYEQCARNRSALMAHPEECQAFYNCSTPYEVVPRHYEQYLQECPYLQLYDARSQACQHSSTVDCQRRRKPDTQCDYRNSTCYIPAPTTPPPPPTTTTTPDLTFSIYEQCARNRSALKAHPEECQAFYNCSTPYDVVPRYYEQYLHECPYPQLYDARQQRCREFWLVDCEGRKEAVTTCDYRQFRCMGAECTPCDRVVPSCTGRGDGVHDVGQTTRWSATFITCKAGRTVSVAQCPLDKQLLVPRVFSPLTKTCENLYEVPTEFGGLRPKCRGRSNGPYPDEHERPDLFHFCQDGVFAGVYRCPLHRPAYDPVDKLCISL; translated from the exons ATGACAAAAATCTCACCAACGCCGCTGTTACAAGCCACCGCCTGCCTGTCAATCTTCATACTACTCACGTTATGCACGTGCGGGGTTGCACGGAACTACCACAGCAAATATCCTAGGCCTCGCTGCCCGGCCCGGTTCGCCTGGGTGCGAGACCCCAGCGACTGTGCCCACTTCTGGAGATGCAACTGGGGCATCGCCCTAGAAATGCCCCGATGCCCACCGGGCACAGTTCTGAGTGACCGGTACcacgtgtgtgttcgtgtggggTCGTTGTATGACGACTGTTCTGCTGTGCCCACTGTTCTTCCTG AGCCAGGAACAAACGTTACCaccgaaacaacaacaacgtcaacAACCACTTCTCCATCAACGTCAACCAACACAACCGAATCCCTGACGGTTTATGCCTTCTGCGCCAGAAATCTCACAGGTTTGAGACCCCATCCTACAGAATGCCAGCTGTTCTACAACTGCTCTCTGCAGATCGGGGTAGTACCGAGGAGCTTCGAGTACGAACACTACCTGCAGGAGTGCCCCTACCCGCTCCTCTACGATGTTCGCTCTCAGACCTGTCAGCAGAACTGGCGGGTGGATTGTCAGGGTATAAATATACCCAAGACCGAGT GTGAGTACAGGAAGAACTCATGCAACACCCCCGCGTCAGGTACCCCGcccacaacatcaacaacaacaacatcaacagcaacaaactcaacaccaacatcaacaaatacaccaacaacagcaacaacttcaacaccaacatcaacaaatacaccaacaacagcaacaacttcAACGCAACCAACATCAACAACTGCACCAACAACGTCTCCAACCCCTACTCTGCCTTTCTCCATCTATGAACACTGCGCGAAGAACAACACGGATATAGTTCCTCACCCGGAGGAGTGCCAACTGTACTACAACTGCTCCATGGAGAACGGCGTAGTGCCGCGGAACTACGAGCACTACCTGCAGGAGTGCCTCTACCCTCTGCTCTACGATGTTCAATCTCAGACCTGTCAACGCAGCGAGGAGGTGGAGTGTCAGAGCAGGAAGAAACCTAGCAGTCAGT GTGACTACAGAAACAATACCTGCAACAACCCAGCCCCCAGCACCCTTATCActtccacaacaacaacaaccacgacCGACTCCAcgacacacatcaacacaacaaCCCCCATCACAACACCATCGTCAACGacatccaccaccaccacgacgaCAACCACAACCGATTCCACGACACCCTTCACCACAACGACCCCCACCACAAAACCATCGTCAACGACAACCAGACCCACACCAaccacaacaacgacaacaacaacagacctGGCCTTCTCCATGTACGAGCAGTGCGCCAGGAACCGCAGCGCCCTGAGGGCCCATCCCGAGGAGTGCCAGGCCTTCTACAACTGTTCCACGCCCTACGAGGTCGTACCGCGACACTACGAGCAGTACTTGCAGGAGTGTCCCCACCCCCTGCTCTACGACGCTCGCTCTCAGGCCTGTCAACACAGCTCCACGGTCGACTGTCAGGGAAGGAAGCTGCCGAGTTCACAAT GCGACTACAGAAACAGCACATGCTACACCCAAGCGCCTACAACAACAACGGCAACAACAACGGCGACAATGACAACACCAGCCCTGTCCTTCTCCATCTACGAGCAGTGCGCCAGGAACCGCAGCGCCCTGATGGCCCATCCAGAGGAGTGCCAGGCCTTCTACAACTGTTCCACGCCCTACGAGGTCGTACCGCGACACTACGAGCAGTACTTGCAGGAGTGTCCCTACCTCCAGCTCTACGACGCCCGCTCTCAGGCCTGTCAACACAGCTCCACGGTCGACTGTCAGAGAAGACGGAAACCTGACACACAAT GTGACTACAGAAACAGCACCTGCTACATCCCAGCACCaaccacaccaccaccaccaccaacgacaacgacgacaccAGACCTGACCTTCTCCATCTACGAGCAGTGCGCCAGGAACCGCAGCGCCCTGAAGGCCCACCCCGAGGAGTGCCAGGCATTCTACAACTGTTCCACGCCCTACGATGTCGTGCCGCGCTACTACGAGCAGTACTTGCATGAGTGTCCCTACCCCCAGCTCTACGACGCTCGCCAACAAAGATGTCGGGAATTCTGGCTGGTTGACTGCGAGGGGAGGAAGGAGGCGGTAACAACGT GTGACTACCGCCAGTTCCGGTGTATGGGGGCTGAGTGCACGCCGTGTGACCGCGTTGTGCCGAGCTGCACGGGCCGAGGGGACGGGGTGCACGACGTGGGACAGACCACACGCTGGTCAGCCACCTTCATCACGTGCAAGGCTGGCCGCACTGTGTCCGTCGCGCAGTGTCCGCTCGACAAGCAGCTGCTGGTGCCCAGG GTGTTTTCACCGCTGACCAAGACCTGTGAGAATCTGTACGAGGTGCCCACTGAGTTTGGCGGTCTCAGACCCAAGTGCAGAGGTCGCTCCAACGGTCCCTACCCCGACGAGCACGAGCGACCGGACCTGTTCCATTTCTGTCAGGACGGTGTGTTTGCCGGCGTCTATCGCTGTCCTCTGCACAGACCTGCCTACGACCCTGTGGATAAACTCTGTATCAGCCTATAA